The following are encoded together in the Macadamia integrifolia cultivar HAES 741 chromosome 10, SCU_Mint_v3, whole genome shotgun sequence genome:
- the LOC122092010 gene encoding probable inactive histone-lysine N-methyltransferase SUVR2 isoform X2, translated as MAPNPRVAKAFAAMKAIGIPEETVKPVLKNLLRLYDKNWELIEEENYRALADAIFEYEESKEAEERQRKEAIANESEPPLKRLRRHHVGQASTSGCNSSPILGEGSPKPKMELGDGSETCYRQDRTETMQFGDKRVESEPVSPMTHLKNTAKESASTQTCPGQEGEEPLEICGGEERSESHCASSQAFERQKGKEPVPPETAPVDKRSPSVFRDKGKEPVSPQIALRDKRSPSKRASHTISLKEPKIEPDDLPQFEVPIAMIHPLPGPPRNEGPLSMKGSLSRNGSTAEVNGQRPQASQSVDAGDEGDHVLAKACETGKQHELVINSEESSARFEIASSPLGEVKISLSCDSALGKSGFHVPTLDEVLKMVEDRCLKSYRIIEPNFSVMTLMKELCQCFLELGNDSVDDKAEDGRNATSSPDSLGNSSLIKDGVEENLQSNFKVPVGSSNGTGNLKVLLPQVSRLVAMNGLDSLDPITRLNRKAVENSNTERDNKKKEPKGQDTGNSTLVVVQQRRIGDAWPPHDVNDISKAEERVRISLVNEFGGEQYPPLFYYIPQNIVYQSAYVKFSLARIGDEDCCSSCFGDCLLSSIPCACARETGGEFAYTLEGRVKEGFLDECISMSRDPDGHPRRVYCKDCPLERSKNDELANPCKGHLVRKFIKECWSKCGCNKQCGNRVVQRGISCNLQVFMTPEGKGWGLRTLEDLPKGTFVCEYVGEVVTNTELYERNMRSSRKEKHTYPVLLDADWGSEGVLNDEEALCLDATFYGNVARFVNHRCLDANMVEIPVEVETPDHHYYHLAFFTTRNIDALEELTWDYGIDFDDHKHPVKAFRCRCKSKLCRDMKHSARGKSVTLR; from the exons ATGGCTCCTAATCCAAGGGTTGCTAAGGCTTTTGCTGCAATGAAGGCCATTGGAATTCCTGAGGAAACTGTTAAACCTGTCCTAAAAAATCTCTTGAGATTGTATGATAAGAATTGGGAGctcattgaagaagaaaattataGGGCTCTTGCAGATGCTATATTTGAGTATGAGGAATCTAAG GAAGCAGAGGAAAGGCAAAGAAAGGAAGCCATTGCAAATGAGTCTGAACCTCCGTTGAAAAGACTGCGCAGGCATCATGTTGGTCAGGCATCAACCTCAGGGTGTAACTCGAGTCCCATTTTGGGTGAAGGTTCACCTAAACCAAAAATGGAGTTGGGTGATGGATCTGAAACTTGTTACAGACAGGACAGAACAGAAACCATGCAGTTTGGAGACAAGAGAGTAGAGTCTGAGCCTGTTTCACCTATGACACATCTGAAGAACACGGCTAAAGAATCTGCTTCAACCCAAACGTGTCCTGGACAGGAAGGAGAAGAGCCATTAGAAATTTgtggaggagaagaaagatcTGAATCTCACTGTGCTTCATCTCAGGCATTTGAAAGACAAAAGGGGAAAGAACCTGTTCCACCTGAAACTGCTCCTGTAGATAAAAGATCACCTTCAGTTTTTAGAGACAAAGGGAAGGAGCCTGTTTCACCTCAAATTGCTCTTAGAGACAAAAGATCACCTTCAAAGAGAGCATCTCACACAATCTCTCTTAAAGAGCCAAAGATTGAACCTG ATGATTTGCCTCAGTTTGAGGTTCCAATCGCGATGATCCATCCACTTCCAGGACCCCCAAGAAATGAAG GTCCTTTGAGTATGAAGGGTTCTTTAAGCAGAAATGGCTCTACCGCAGAAGTCAATGGTCAGCGGCCTCAGGCTTCTCAGTCTGTGGATGCAGGAGATGAAGGTGATCACGTTTTAGCTAAAGCATGCGAGACGGGAAAGCAGCATGAACTTGTAATTAACTCTGAGGAATCTTCTGCTAGGTTTGAGATTGCCTCATCACCCCTGGGAGAGGTTAAAATTTCTTTAAGCTGTGATTCTGCCCTTGGGAAATCAGGCTTCCATGTCCCAACTCTGGATGAAGTTCTTAAAATGGTGGAGGACAGATGTCTAAAATCGTACCGGATCATTGAGCCCAATTTTTCTGTGATGACTCTAATGAAAGAATTGTGCCAGTGCTTTTTGGAACTGGGCAATGACTCTGTGGATGATAAagcagaagatggaagaaatgCAACATCAAGTCCTGATTCATTGGGAAACTCAAGTTTGATAAAAGACGGTGTGGAGGAGAATCTTCAGAGCAATTTTAAGGTGCCAGTGGGTTCTTCGAATGGGACAGGTAATCTGAAGGTTCTTCTACCACAAGTTTCAAGGCTTGTAGCCATGAATGGCCTGGATAGCCTCGATCCCATTACACGACTCAACAGGAAAGCTGTTGAGAACTCCAACACTGAAAGGGATAATAAGAAAAAGGAGCCAAAGGGTCAAGACACAGGAAATTCAACTTTGGTGGTTGTCCAACAGCGCCGGATTGGTGATGCATGGCCTCCCCATGATGTAAATGACATATCTAAAGCGGAAGAAAGGGTCAGGATTTCATTGGTAAATGAATTTGGTGGAGAGCAGTATCCACCCTTATTTTACTACATTCCACAAAATATTGTTTATCAAAGTGCGTATGTGAAATTTTCACTTGCAAGGATTGGAGACGAAGATTGTTGTTCAAGTTGTTTTGGTGATTGTTTATTGTCTTCCATACCTTGTGCATGTGCACGTGAAACCGGGGGTGAGTTTGCTTACACATTGGAAGGGAGAGTAAAGGAAGGGTTTCTGGATGAATGCATTTCTATGAGCCGTGACCCTGACGGACACCCACGGCGTGTTTATTGCAAAGATTGCCCTCTAGAGAGATCAAAGAATGATGAATTGGCTAACCCATGTAAGGGCCACCTAGTGAGAAAGTTTATTAAGGAGTGCTGGAGTAAATGTGGCTGCAACAAGCAATGTGGAAATCGAGTAGTGCAGCGAGGCATATCATGCAACTTGCAG GTGTTTATGACACCTGAAGGGAAAGGCTGGGGTCTCCGGACACTTGAAGATCTTCCTAAAGGTACCTTTGTGTGTGAGTATGTGGGCGAAGTTGTAACGAACACTGAGCTATACGAGCGCAACATGCGAAGctcaagaaaggaaaaacataCATACCCTGTGCTGCTTGACGCAGATTGGGGCTCTGAAGGAGTATTAAACGATGAAGAAGCTCTCTGCTTAGATGCTACATTTTATGGAAATGTTGCCAGATTTGTTAATCATAG ATGTTTAGATGCCAACATGGTCGAGATTCCAGTGGAAGTGGAGACACCGGATCATCATTATTATCAT CTTGCCTTCTTCACAACAAGAAACATAGATGCTTTGGAAGAGCTTACCTGG GACTATGGGATAGACTTTGATGATCATAAACACCCTGTGAAGGCATTTCGGTGTCGCTGTAAAAGCAAGTTATGTCGAGACATGAAGCATTCAGCCA GAGGCAAATCGGTAACCTTGAGGTGA
- the LOC122092010 gene encoding probable inactive histone-lysine N-methyltransferase SUVR2 isoform X3, translating to MAPNPRVAKAFAAMKAIGIPEETVKPVLKNLLRLYDKNWELIEEENYRALADAIFEYEESKEAEERQRKEAIANESEPPLKRLRRHHVGQASTSGCNSSPILGEGSPKPKMELGDGSETCYRQDRTETMQFGDKRVESEPVSPMTHLKNTAKESASTQTCPGQEGEEPLEICGGEERSESHCASSQAFERQKGKEPVPPETAPVDKRSPSVFRDKGKEPVSPQIALRDKRSPSKRASHTISLKEPKIEPGIVLLPRENVPNKRNSAFIEPKIEDFTDDLPQFEVPIAMIHPLPGPPRNEGPLSMKGSLSRNGSTAEVNGQRPQASQSVDAGDEGDHVLAKACETGKQHELVINSEESSARFEIASSPLGEVKISLSCDSALGKSGFHVPTLDEVLKMVEDRCLKSYRIIEPNFSVMTLMKELCQCFLELGNDSVDDKAEDGRNATSSPDSLGNSSLIKDGVEENLQSNFKVPVGSSNGTGNLKVLLPQVSRLVAMNGLDSLDPITRLNRKAVENSNTERDNKKKEPKGQDTGNSTLVVVQQRRIGDAWPPHDVNDISKAEERVRISLVNEFGGEQYPPLFYYIPQNIVYQSAYVKFSLARIGDEDCCSSCFGDCLLSSIPCACARETGGEFAYTLEGRVKEGFLDECISMSRDPDGHPRRVYCKDCPLERSKNDELANPCKGHLVRKFIKECWSKCGCNKQCGNRVVQRGISCNLQVFMTPEGKGWGLRTLEDLPKGTFVCEYVGEVVTNTELYERNMRSSRKEKHTYPVLLDADWGSEGVLNDEEALCLDATFYGNVARFVNHRFTDLNFKIPFEVL from the exons ATGGCTCCTAATCCAAGGGTTGCTAAGGCTTTTGCTGCAATGAAGGCCATTGGAATTCCTGAGGAAACTGTTAAACCTGTCCTAAAAAATCTCTTGAGATTGTATGATAAGAATTGGGAGctcattgaagaagaaaattataGGGCTCTTGCAGATGCTATATTTGAGTATGAGGAATCTAAG GAAGCAGAGGAAAGGCAAAGAAAGGAAGCCATTGCAAATGAGTCTGAACCTCCGTTGAAAAGACTGCGCAGGCATCATGTTGGTCAGGCATCAACCTCAGGGTGTAACTCGAGTCCCATTTTGGGTGAAGGTTCACCTAAACCAAAAATGGAGTTGGGTGATGGATCTGAAACTTGTTACAGACAGGACAGAACAGAAACCATGCAGTTTGGAGACAAGAGAGTAGAGTCTGAGCCTGTTTCACCTATGACACATCTGAAGAACACGGCTAAAGAATCTGCTTCAACCCAAACGTGTCCTGGACAGGAAGGAGAAGAGCCATTAGAAATTTgtggaggagaagaaagatcTGAATCTCACTGTGCTTCATCTCAGGCATTTGAAAGACAAAAGGGGAAAGAACCTGTTCCACCTGAAACTGCTCCTGTAGATAAAAGATCACCTTCAGTTTTTAGAGACAAAGGGAAGGAGCCTGTTTCACCTCAAATTGCTCTTAGAGACAAAAGATCACCTTCAAAGAGAGCATCTCACACAATCTCTCTTAAAGAGCCAAAGATTGAACCTGGTATTGTTCTTCTGCCCAGAGAAAATGTTCCTAATAAGAGAAATAGTGCTTTTATTGAGCCTAAAATTGAGGATTTCACAGATGATTTGCCTCAGTTTGAGGTTCCAATCGCGATGATCCATCCACTTCCAGGACCCCCAAGAAATGAAG GTCCTTTGAGTATGAAGGGTTCTTTAAGCAGAAATGGCTCTACCGCAGAAGTCAATGGTCAGCGGCCTCAGGCTTCTCAGTCTGTGGATGCAGGAGATGAAGGTGATCACGTTTTAGCTAAAGCATGCGAGACGGGAAAGCAGCATGAACTTGTAATTAACTCTGAGGAATCTTCTGCTAGGTTTGAGATTGCCTCATCACCCCTGGGAGAGGTTAAAATTTCTTTAAGCTGTGATTCTGCCCTTGGGAAATCAGGCTTCCATGTCCCAACTCTGGATGAAGTTCTTAAAATGGTGGAGGACAGATGTCTAAAATCGTACCGGATCATTGAGCCCAATTTTTCTGTGATGACTCTAATGAAAGAATTGTGCCAGTGCTTTTTGGAACTGGGCAATGACTCTGTGGATGATAAagcagaagatggaagaaatgCAACATCAAGTCCTGATTCATTGGGAAACTCAAGTTTGATAAAAGACGGTGTGGAGGAGAATCTTCAGAGCAATTTTAAGGTGCCAGTGGGTTCTTCGAATGGGACAGGTAATCTGAAGGTTCTTCTACCACAAGTTTCAAGGCTTGTAGCCATGAATGGCCTGGATAGCCTCGATCCCATTACACGACTCAACAGGAAAGCTGTTGAGAACTCCAACACTGAAAGGGATAATAAGAAAAAGGAGCCAAAGGGTCAAGACACAGGAAATTCAACTTTGGTGGTTGTCCAACAGCGCCGGATTGGTGATGCATGGCCTCCCCATGATGTAAATGACATATCTAAAGCGGAAGAAAGGGTCAGGATTTCATTGGTAAATGAATTTGGTGGAGAGCAGTATCCACCCTTATTTTACTACATTCCACAAAATATTGTTTATCAAAGTGCGTATGTGAAATTTTCACTTGCAAGGATTGGAGACGAAGATTGTTGTTCAAGTTGTTTTGGTGATTGTTTATTGTCTTCCATACCTTGTGCATGTGCACGTGAAACCGGGGGTGAGTTTGCTTACACATTGGAAGGGAGAGTAAAGGAAGGGTTTCTGGATGAATGCATTTCTATGAGCCGTGACCCTGACGGACACCCACGGCGTGTTTATTGCAAAGATTGCCCTCTAGAGAGATCAAAGAATGATGAATTGGCTAACCCATGTAAGGGCCACCTAGTGAGAAAGTTTATTAAGGAGTGCTGGAGTAAATGTGGCTGCAACAAGCAATGTGGAAATCGAGTAGTGCAGCGAGGCATATCATGCAACTTGCAG GTGTTTATGACACCTGAAGGGAAAGGCTGGGGTCTCCGGACACTTGAAGATCTTCCTAAAGGTACCTTTGTGTGTGAGTATGTGGGCGAAGTTGTAACGAACACTGAGCTATACGAGCGCAACATGCGAAGctcaagaaaggaaaaacataCATACCCTGTGCTGCTTGACGCAGATTGGGGCTCTGAAGGAGTATTAAACGATGAAGAAGCTCTCTGCTTAGATGCTACATTTTATGGAAATGTTGCCAGATTTGTTAATCATAG GTTCACAGATTTGAACTTCAAGATTCCTTTTGAAGTCCTTTGA
- the LOC122092010 gene encoding probable inactive histone-lysine N-methyltransferase SUVR2 isoform X4, which yields MAPNPRVAKAFAAMKAIGIPEETVKPVLKNLLRLYDKNWELIEEENYRALADAIFEYEESKEAEERQRKEAIANESEPPLKRLRRHHVGQASTSGCNSSPILGEGSPKPKMELGDGSETCYRQDRTETMQFGDKRVESEPVSPMTHLKNTAKESASTQTCPGQEGEEPLEICGGEERSESHCASSQAFERQKGKEPVPPETAPVDKRSPSVFRDKGKEPVSPQIALRDKRSPSKRASHTISLKEPKIEPGIVLLPRENVPNKRNSAFIEPKIEDFTDDLPQFEVPIAMIHPLPGPPRNEGPLSMKGSLSRNGSTAEVNGQRPQASQSVDAGDEGDHVLAKACETGKQHELVINSEESSARFEIASSPLGEVKISLSCDSALGKSGFHVPTLDEVLKMVEDRCLKSYRIIEPNFSVMTLMKELCQCFLELGNDSVDDKAEDGRNATSSPDSLGNSSLIKDGVEENLQSNFKVPVGSSNGTGNLKVLLPQVSRLVAMNGLDSLDPITRLNRKAVENSNTERDNKKKEPKGQDTGNSTLVVVQQRRIGDAWPPHDVNDISKAEERVRISLVNEFGGEQYPPLFYYIPQNIVYQSAYVKFSLARIGDEDCCSSCFGDCLLSSIPCACARETGGEFAYTLEGRVKEGFLDECISMSRDPDGHPRRVYCKDCPLERSKNDELANPCKGHLVRKFIKECWSKCGCNKQCGNRVVQRGISCNLQVFMTPEGKGWGLRTLEDLPKGTFVCEYVGEVVTNTELYERNMRSSRKEKHTYPVLLDADWGSEGVLNDEEALCLDATFYGNVARFVNHRL from the exons ATGGCTCCTAATCCAAGGGTTGCTAAGGCTTTTGCTGCAATGAAGGCCATTGGAATTCCTGAGGAAACTGTTAAACCTGTCCTAAAAAATCTCTTGAGATTGTATGATAAGAATTGGGAGctcattgaagaagaaaattataGGGCTCTTGCAGATGCTATATTTGAGTATGAGGAATCTAAG GAAGCAGAGGAAAGGCAAAGAAAGGAAGCCATTGCAAATGAGTCTGAACCTCCGTTGAAAAGACTGCGCAGGCATCATGTTGGTCAGGCATCAACCTCAGGGTGTAACTCGAGTCCCATTTTGGGTGAAGGTTCACCTAAACCAAAAATGGAGTTGGGTGATGGATCTGAAACTTGTTACAGACAGGACAGAACAGAAACCATGCAGTTTGGAGACAAGAGAGTAGAGTCTGAGCCTGTTTCACCTATGACACATCTGAAGAACACGGCTAAAGAATCTGCTTCAACCCAAACGTGTCCTGGACAGGAAGGAGAAGAGCCATTAGAAATTTgtggaggagaagaaagatcTGAATCTCACTGTGCTTCATCTCAGGCATTTGAAAGACAAAAGGGGAAAGAACCTGTTCCACCTGAAACTGCTCCTGTAGATAAAAGATCACCTTCAGTTTTTAGAGACAAAGGGAAGGAGCCTGTTTCACCTCAAATTGCTCTTAGAGACAAAAGATCACCTTCAAAGAGAGCATCTCACACAATCTCTCTTAAAGAGCCAAAGATTGAACCTGGTATTGTTCTTCTGCCCAGAGAAAATGTTCCTAATAAGAGAAATAGTGCTTTTATTGAGCCTAAAATTGAGGATTTCACAGATGATTTGCCTCAGTTTGAGGTTCCAATCGCGATGATCCATCCACTTCCAGGACCCCCAAGAAATGAAG GTCCTTTGAGTATGAAGGGTTCTTTAAGCAGAAATGGCTCTACCGCAGAAGTCAATGGTCAGCGGCCTCAGGCTTCTCAGTCTGTGGATGCAGGAGATGAAGGTGATCACGTTTTAGCTAAAGCATGCGAGACGGGAAAGCAGCATGAACTTGTAATTAACTCTGAGGAATCTTCTGCTAGGTTTGAGATTGCCTCATCACCCCTGGGAGAGGTTAAAATTTCTTTAAGCTGTGATTCTGCCCTTGGGAAATCAGGCTTCCATGTCCCAACTCTGGATGAAGTTCTTAAAATGGTGGAGGACAGATGTCTAAAATCGTACCGGATCATTGAGCCCAATTTTTCTGTGATGACTCTAATGAAAGAATTGTGCCAGTGCTTTTTGGAACTGGGCAATGACTCTGTGGATGATAAagcagaagatggaagaaatgCAACATCAAGTCCTGATTCATTGGGAAACTCAAGTTTGATAAAAGACGGTGTGGAGGAGAATCTTCAGAGCAATTTTAAGGTGCCAGTGGGTTCTTCGAATGGGACAGGTAATCTGAAGGTTCTTCTACCACAAGTTTCAAGGCTTGTAGCCATGAATGGCCTGGATAGCCTCGATCCCATTACACGACTCAACAGGAAAGCTGTTGAGAACTCCAACACTGAAAGGGATAATAAGAAAAAGGAGCCAAAGGGTCAAGACACAGGAAATTCAACTTTGGTGGTTGTCCAACAGCGCCGGATTGGTGATGCATGGCCTCCCCATGATGTAAATGACATATCTAAAGCGGAAGAAAGGGTCAGGATTTCATTGGTAAATGAATTTGGTGGAGAGCAGTATCCACCCTTATTTTACTACATTCCACAAAATATTGTTTATCAAAGTGCGTATGTGAAATTTTCACTTGCAAGGATTGGAGACGAAGATTGTTGTTCAAGTTGTTTTGGTGATTGTTTATTGTCTTCCATACCTTGTGCATGTGCACGTGAAACCGGGGGTGAGTTTGCTTACACATTGGAAGGGAGAGTAAAGGAAGGGTTTCTGGATGAATGCATTTCTATGAGCCGTGACCCTGACGGACACCCACGGCGTGTTTATTGCAAAGATTGCCCTCTAGAGAGATCAAAGAATGATGAATTGGCTAACCCATGTAAGGGCCACCTAGTGAGAAAGTTTATTAAGGAGTGCTGGAGTAAATGTGGCTGCAACAAGCAATGTGGAAATCGAGTAGTGCAGCGAGGCATATCATGCAACTTGCAG GTGTTTATGACACCTGAAGGGAAAGGCTGGGGTCTCCGGACACTTGAAGATCTTCCTAAAGGTACCTTTGTGTGTGAGTATGTGGGCGAAGTTGTAACGAACACTGAGCTATACGAGCGCAACATGCGAAGctcaagaaaggaaaaacataCATACCCTGTGCTGCTTGACGCAGATTGGGGCTCTGAAGGAGTATTAAACGATGAAGAAGCTCTCTGCTTAGATGCTACATTTTATGGAAATGTTGCCAGATTTGTTAATCATAG gtTGTAA
- the LOC122092010 gene encoding probable inactive histone-lysine N-methyltransferase SUVR2 isoform X1, protein MAPNPRVAKAFAAMKAIGIPEETVKPVLKNLLRLYDKNWELIEEENYRALADAIFEYEESKEAEERQRKEAIANESEPPLKRLRRHHVGQASTSGCNSSPILGEGSPKPKMELGDGSETCYRQDRTETMQFGDKRVESEPVSPMTHLKNTAKESASTQTCPGQEGEEPLEICGGEERSESHCASSQAFERQKGKEPVPPETAPVDKRSPSVFRDKGKEPVSPQIALRDKRSPSKRASHTISLKEPKIEPGIVLLPRENVPNKRNSAFIEPKIEDFTDDLPQFEVPIAMIHPLPGPPRNEGPLSMKGSLSRNGSTAEVNGQRPQASQSVDAGDEGDHVLAKACETGKQHELVINSEESSARFEIASSPLGEVKISLSCDSALGKSGFHVPTLDEVLKMVEDRCLKSYRIIEPNFSVMTLMKELCQCFLELGNDSVDDKAEDGRNATSSPDSLGNSSLIKDGVEENLQSNFKVPVGSSNGTGNLKVLLPQVSRLVAMNGLDSLDPITRLNRKAVENSNTERDNKKKEPKGQDTGNSTLVVVQQRRIGDAWPPHDVNDISKAEERVRISLVNEFGGEQYPPLFYYIPQNIVYQSAYVKFSLARIGDEDCCSSCFGDCLLSSIPCACARETGGEFAYTLEGRVKEGFLDECISMSRDPDGHPRRVYCKDCPLERSKNDELANPCKGHLVRKFIKECWSKCGCNKQCGNRVVQRGISCNLQVFMTPEGKGWGLRTLEDLPKGTFVCEYVGEVVTNTELYERNMRSSRKEKHTYPVLLDADWGSEGVLNDEEALCLDATFYGNVARFVNHRCLDANMVEIPVEVETPDHHYYHLAFFTTRNIDALEELTWDYGIDFDDHKHPVKAFRCRCKSKLCRDMKHSARGKSVTLR, encoded by the exons ATGGCTCCTAATCCAAGGGTTGCTAAGGCTTTTGCTGCAATGAAGGCCATTGGAATTCCTGAGGAAACTGTTAAACCTGTCCTAAAAAATCTCTTGAGATTGTATGATAAGAATTGGGAGctcattgaagaagaaaattataGGGCTCTTGCAGATGCTATATTTGAGTATGAGGAATCTAAG GAAGCAGAGGAAAGGCAAAGAAAGGAAGCCATTGCAAATGAGTCTGAACCTCCGTTGAAAAGACTGCGCAGGCATCATGTTGGTCAGGCATCAACCTCAGGGTGTAACTCGAGTCCCATTTTGGGTGAAGGTTCACCTAAACCAAAAATGGAGTTGGGTGATGGATCTGAAACTTGTTACAGACAGGACAGAACAGAAACCATGCAGTTTGGAGACAAGAGAGTAGAGTCTGAGCCTGTTTCACCTATGACACATCTGAAGAACACGGCTAAAGAATCTGCTTCAACCCAAACGTGTCCTGGACAGGAAGGAGAAGAGCCATTAGAAATTTgtggaggagaagaaagatcTGAATCTCACTGTGCTTCATCTCAGGCATTTGAAAGACAAAAGGGGAAAGAACCTGTTCCACCTGAAACTGCTCCTGTAGATAAAAGATCACCTTCAGTTTTTAGAGACAAAGGGAAGGAGCCTGTTTCACCTCAAATTGCTCTTAGAGACAAAAGATCACCTTCAAAGAGAGCATCTCACACAATCTCTCTTAAAGAGCCAAAGATTGAACCTGGTATTGTTCTTCTGCCCAGAGAAAATGTTCCTAATAAGAGAAATAGTGCTTTTATTGAGCCTAAAATTGAGGATTTCACAGATGATTTGCCTCAGTTTGAGGTTCCAATCGCGATGATCCATCCACTTCCAGGACCCCCAAGAAATGAAG GTCCTTTGAGTATGAAGGGTTCTTTAAGCAGAAATGGCTCTACCGCAGAAGTCAATGGTCAGCGGCCTCAGGCTTCTCAGTCTGTGGATGCAGGAGATGAAGGTGATCACGTTTTAGCTAAAGCATGCGAGACGGGAAAGCAGCATGAACTTGTAATTAACTCTGAGGAATCTTCTGCTAGGTTTGAGATTGCCTCATCACCCCTGGGAGAGGTTAAAATTTCTTTAAGCTGTGATTCTGCCCTTGGGAAATCAGGCTTCCATGTCCCAACTCTGGATGAAGTTCTTAAAATGGTGGAGGACAGATGTCTAAAATCGTACCGGATCATTGAGCCCAATTTTTCTGTGATGACTCTAATGAAAGAATTGTGCCAGTGCTTTTTGGAACTGGGCAATGACTCTGTGGATGATAAagcagaagatggaagaaatgCAACATCAAGTCCTGATTCATTGGGAAACTCAAGTTTGATAAAAGACGGTGTGGAGGAGAATCTTCAGAGCAATTTTAAGGTGCCAGTGGGTTCTTCGAATGGGACAGGTAATCTGAAGGTTCTTCTACCACAAGTTTCAAGGCTTGTAGCCATGAATGGCCTGGATAGCCTCGATCCCATTACACGACTCAACAGGAAAGCTGTTGAGAACTCCAACACTGAAAGGGATAATAAGAAAAAGGAGCCAAAGGGTCAAGACACAGGAAATTCAACTTTGGTGGTTGTCCAACAGCGCCGGATTGGTGATGCATGGCCTCCCCATGATGTAAATGACATATCTAAAGCGGAAGAAAGGGTCAGGATTTCATTGGTAAATGAATTTGGTGGAGAGCAGTATCCACCCTTATTTTACTACATTCCACAAAATATTGTTTATCAAAGTGCGTATGTGAAATTTTCACTTGCAAGGATTGGAGACGAAGATTGTTGTTCAAGTTGTTTTGGTGATTGTTTATTGTCTTCCATACCTTGTGCATGTGCACGTGAAACCGGGGGTGAGTTTGCTTACACATTGGAAGGGAGAGTAAAGGAAGGGTTTCTGGATGAATGCATTTCTATGAGCCGTGACCCTGACGGACACCCACGGCGTGTTTATTGCAAAGATTGCCCTCTAGAGAGATCAAAGAATGATGAATTGGCTAACCCATGTAAGGGCCACCTAGTGAGAAAGTTTATTAAGGAGTGCTGGAGTAAATGTGGCTGCAACAAGCAATGTGGAAATCGAGTAGTGCAGCGAGGCATATCATGCAACTTGCAG GTGTTTATGACACCTGAAGGGAAAGGCTGGGGTCTCCGGACACTTGAAGATCTTCCTAAAGGTACCTTTGTGTGTGAGTATGTGGGCGAAGTTGTAACGAACACTGAGCTATACGAGCGCAACATGCGAAGctcaagaaaggaaaaacataCATACCCTGTGCTGCTTGACGCAGATTGGGGCTCTGAAGGAGTATTAAACGATGAAGAAGCTCTCTGCTTAGATGCTACATTTTATGGAAATGTTGCCAGATTTGTTAATCATAG ATGTTTAGATGCCAACATGGTCGAGATTCCAGTGGAAGTGGAGACACCGGATCATCATTATTATCAT CTTGCCTTCTTCACAACAAGAAACATAGATGCTTTGGAAGAGCTTACCTGG GACTATGGGATAGACTTTGATGATCATAAACACCCTGTGAAGGCATTTCGGTGTCGCTGTAAAAGCAAGTTATGTCGAGACATGAAGCATTCAGCCA GAGGCAAATCGGTAACCTTGAGGTGA